A window of Macrotis lagotis isolate mMagLag1 chromosome X, bilby.v1.9.chrom.fasta, whole genome shotgun sequence contains these coding sequences:
- the LOC141499217 gene encoding LOW QUALITY PROTEIN: small ribosomal subunit protein uS15m-like (The sequence of the model RefSeq protein was modified relative to this genomic sequence to represent the inferred CDS: substituted 2 bases at 2 genomic stop codons): MIEGFGYVKPEESVGHSNRDIQESDMFIEYAQVPVLACTPTARVAEGAPYLLRPLGNGLLFLLQEAXAXANKAAAQSSQIDDLPSSVLLKDYQNVPGIYKVGDVKRLLFLEMANQKEKMKIKTEHLLNKISVNPEDITSLETHVIKLTVKIQIQRTHAEEASQGQGSQAILLMTIDQRKKLLDKLQQTNFEVFGKTFKEMGIKYTFLSLYYCPVYQQWMAKKTFCNRDFQEAQKQKKQEETLKCEASKSPERQETSILIAQYPPIMWHFIKYKKLS; the protein is encoded by the exons ATGATAGAAGGCTTTGGTTATGTTAAGCCTGAGGAGTCAGTAGGACATTCAAATAGAGATATCCAAGAGTCAGATATGTTCATTGAATAT GCTCAGGTCCCGGTCCTGGCCTGCACACCTACAGCCAGAGTAGCTGAGGGGGCTCCATACCTGCTGAGACCTCTGGGAAATggccttctcttccttctccaggaagcctGAGCCTAAGCAAATAAAGCAGCAGCCCAGAGCAGCCAGATAGATGACCTGCCTTCCTCCGTGCTGCTAAAAGATTATCAAAACGTCCCTGGAATCTACAAAGTAGGTGATGTGAAAAGACTCTTGTTTCTGGAAATGGccaatcagaaggaaaaaatgaagataaagacAGAACATTTGCTAAACAAGATCTCAGTAAACCCAGAAGATATCACATCCCTGGAAACTCATGTTATAAAACTGACTGTCAAGATCCAGATCCAAAGAACACATGCAGAAGAAGCCTCACAAGGACAAGGCTCACAAGCGATCCTACTTATGACCATTGACCAGAGAAAAAAGTTGCTCGATAAACTTCAACAGACCAACTTTGAGGTGTTTGGGAAGACCTTCAAAGAAATGGGCATCAAGtacacatttctttctctgtattactGCCCAGTGTACCAACAATGGATGGCTAAGAAAACTTTTTGTAATAGGGATTTCCAGGAGGCACAGAAGCAGAAGAAACAAGAGGAAACACTAAAATGTGAAGCATCAAAGAGTCCAGAGAGACAGGAAACTTCCATTTTAATAGCCCAGTATCCACCAATCATGTGGCActttattaaatacaaaaaattaagttaa